The DNA window TTTAGGCAGTTGGTTAAACTGTTTTCTTTGGATCTTGACGCCATTCAAATCAGTGAACTTTCCCATCTTAACCGCAATACCGTTAATCGCTATCTTAAGATTATTCGAACTAGAATCGCAGAGCTTTGTAAAATTGAATCGCCACTTGGTGGCGAGGTGGAAATAGATGAAAGTTACTTTGGCGCAAAGCGAGTTAAAGGAAAGCGTGGACGTGGTGCTAGCGGTAAAACAATTGTGTTTGGAATTTTGAAACGTAAAGGTAAAGTTTATACAGAAATTGTTCCAGATGCTTGTCGGAAGACGCTTCAGGATATCATACGGGGACGAGTAGATATGAAAACAATTATACATTCAGATGGCTGGAGAGCTTACAATGGATTGGTCGATTTGGGGTACAAAAAGCATTTTAGAGTCCATCATGGAAAGAATGAATTTGCAAGAGGTCGAGCCCATATTAATGGGATTGAAAGCTTTTGGGGATATGCTAAAACCAGGCTTTCTAAACATCGTGGAATTCATAAAAATGCGTTCTATTTTCATTTGAAAGAAAGTGAGTTTAGGTTCAATTTTAGGCATGAAAATATCTACCAAATATTACTCGAAAACTTTCGAAATAACCCGCTAAACTAGTCATGACCCTAAAAAATATATGGAAGTAACTGGTCAGTTTTTACCAAAACTAACCACGCTGAAAAAGCTGGAAGAACACGCCAGATAAGAGTACTTTCCGTCCCCAAAATAGTTAAAAAACAAGGATACTTATGGAACAAGTCAGACAAAAAACACGCATTATATTAACCTTTTTAGCGA is part of the Candidatus Neomarinimicrobiota bacterium genome and encodes:
- a CDS encoding IS1595 family transposase, with the translated sequence MTMRNKYVSRSHISEKKFRQLVKLFSLDLDAIQISELSHLNRNTVNRYLKIIRTRIAELCKIESPLGGEVEIDESYFGAKRVKGKRGRGASGKTIVFGILKRKGKVYTEIVPDACRKTLQDIIRGRVDMKTIIHSDGWRAYNGLVDLGYKKHFRVHHGKNEFARGRAHINGIESFWGYAKTRLSKHRGIHKNAFYFHLKESEFRFNFRHENIYQILLENFRNNPLN